From a single Vitis vinifera cultivar Pinot Noir 40024 chromosome 18, ASM3070453v1 genomic region:
- the LOC100854974 gene encoding receptor-like protein 9DC3 produces MMSKLPLYFIFFISCSQLFFSSFSFSNSTKLCPHHQTLALLQLKKSFSVIDNSSFWGCDYYGVMAYPKTESWKKGSDCCSWDGVTCDKVTGHVIGLDLSCSWLYGTIHSNSTLFLFPHLRRLNLAFNDFNGSSISAGFGRFSTLTHLNLSSSEFSGKIAPEISHLSTLVSLDLSRNYGAKFASHGFNSLVQNLTKLQKLHLGGFSKIKSPFMSLRIIDLARNDFEGDLPEMYLRSLKAIMNVDEGKMTRKYMGDHYYQDSIMVTIKGLEIELVKILNTFTTIDLSSNKFQGEIPESIGNLNSLRELNLSHNNLVGHIPSSFGNLKLLESLDLSSNKLIGRIPQELTSLTFLEVLNLSQNHLTGFIPRGNQFETFGNDSYNGNSGLCGFPLSKKCTTDETLEPSKEADAEFESGFDWKITLMGYGCGLVIGLSLGCFIFLTGKPEWFVRIIEENLHNKSRRSKRSTRRRRARRN; encoded by the exons ATGATGTCTAAACTCCccctctattttattttcttcatctcATGCTCTCAgctctttttctcttctttctctttctctaatTCCACCAAACTATGCCCTCATCACCAAACCCTTGCTCTACTCCAACTTAAGAAATCCTTTTCCGTTATTGACAATTCCAGTTTTTGGGGATGCGATTACTATGGTGTCATGGCTTATCCCAAAACAGAGTCTTGGAAGAAGGGTAGTGATTGCTGCTCATGGGATGGAGTGACATGTGATAAGGTGACAGGCCATGTAATTGGGCTGGACCTTAGTTGTAGCTGGCTCTATGGCACCATCCATTCCAATAGTACCCTCTTCCTCTTTCCTCACCTGCGAAGGCTCAACCTTGCTTTTAATGACTTCAATGGATCCTCTATTTCGGCTGGGTTTGGCCGGTTCTCAACCTTGACGCATCTCAACCTCTCCTCCTCTGAATTTTCTGGAAAAATTGCACCAGAAATCTCCCACCTCTCCACCTTGGTCTCACTTGATTTGTCTAGGAATTATGGAGCAAAATTTGCCTCGCATGGCTTCAATTCTCTGGTTCAAAATTTAACCAAGTTGCAGAAGCTTCACCTTGGAG ggttttccaaaatcaaatccCCATTCATGAGCCTAAGAATCATTGATCTTGCTCGCAATGATTTCGAGGGTGACTTGCCTGAAATGTATTTGAGAAGTTTGAAAGCAATAATGAATGTAGATGAAGGCAAGATGACAAGAAAATATATGGGGGACCATTATTATCAAGATTCCATAATGGTGACAATCAAGGGGTTGGAGATTGAACTTGTGAAAATCTTGAATACTTTCACAACAATTGATTTATCAAGCAATAAATTCCAAGGAGAGATTCCAGAGTCTATTGGAAATCTTAATTCACTTCGAGAGCTCAATTTGTCTCACAACAACCTTGTTGGACATATCCCATCATCTTTTGGGAATTTGAAGTTGCTTGAATCATTGGACCTCTCTTCAAACAAGCTCATTGGGAGAATTCCTCAAGAATTGACAAGTTTAacatttcttgaagttttgaatCTTTCCCAAAACCATCTCACTGGATTTATACCTCGAGGAAATCAGTTTGAGACATTTGGAAATGATTCATACAACGGGAACTCAGGGCTATGTGGATTTCCATTGTCGAAGAAATGTACAACTGATGAAACACTAGAACCTTCAAAAGAAGCGGATGCAGAGTTTGAAAGTGGATTTGATTGGAAAATCACATTGATGGGATATGGATGTGGATTGGTAATCGGGTTGTCTCTTGGgtgtttcattttcttaactGGGAAACCTGAATGGTTTGTCCGTATTATTGAAGAGAATTTGCACAATAAGAGTAGAAGGTCTAAAAGGAGCACTCGTAGGCGAAGAGCAAGAAGAAACTAA